A window of Mustela nigripes isolate SB6536 chromosome 9, MUSNIG.SB6536, whole genome shotgun sequence contains these coding sequences:
- the TMEM8B gene encoding transmembrane protein 8B isoform X6 codes for MNMPQSLGNQPLPPEPPSLGASAEGPGATSPPEHCWPVRPTLRNELDTFSVHFYIFFGPSVALPPERPAVFALRLLPVLDSGGVLSLELQLNVSSLRQENVTVFGCLTHEVPLSLGDAAVTCSKESLAGFLLSVSATSRVARLRIPFPQTGTWFLTLRSLCGVGPRYVRCRNATAEVRLRTFLSPCVDDCGPYGQCKLLRTHNYLYAACECKAGWRGWGCTDSADALTYGFQLLSTLLLCLSNLMFLPPVVLAIRSRYVLEAAVYTFTMFFSTFYHACDQPGIVVFCIMDYDVLQFCDFLGSLMSVWVTVIAMARLQPVVKQVLYLLGAMLLSMALQLDRHGLWNLLGPSLFALGILATAWTVRSVRRRHCYPPTWRRWLFYLCPGSLIAGSAVLLYAFVETRDNYFYIHSIWHMLIAGSVGFLLPPRAKTDHRVPSGARARGCGYQLCINEQEELGLVGPGGATVSSICSS; via the exons ATGAACATGCCCCAGTCACTGGGCAACCAGCCACTGCCCCCAGAGCCGCCTTCTCTGGGGGCCTCTGCGGAGGGGCCTGGGGCCACATCCCCACCAGAGCACTGCTGGCCGGTGCGCCCGACACTGCGCAATGAGCTGGACACCTTCTCCGTCCACTTCTACATCTTCTTCGGCCCCAGTGTGGCCCTGCCCCCTGAGCGCCCTGCAGTGTTTGCCCTGAGGCTGCTGCCAGTGTTGGACAGTGGAGGTGTCCTCAGCCTGGAGCTCCAGCTCAATGTG AGCTCCCTGCGCCAGGAAAACGTGACGGTGTTTGGATGCCTGACTCACGAGGTGCCCTTGAGCCTAGGGGATGCAGCGGTGACTTGTTCTAAAG AGTCCctggctggcttcctcctctccgtCAGTGCCACTTCCAGAGTGGCCAGGCTGCGAATCCCCTTCCCACAGACTGGAACCTGGTTCCTGACCCTGCGCTCCCTGTGCGGGGTGGGGCCTCG GTACGTGCGGTGCCGGAACGCGACGGCGGAGGTGCGGCTGCGCACTTTCCTCTCCCCCTGCGTGGACGACTGCGGGCCCTACGGCCAGTGCAAGCTGTTGCGCACACATAATTACCTGTACGCGGCCTGCGAGTGCAAGGCCG gctggaggggctggggctgcacCGACAGCGCGGATGCGCTCACCTATGGATTCCAGCTGCTGTCCACGCTACTACTCTGCCTGAGCAACCTCATGTTTTTGCCACCTGTGGTCCTGGCCATTCGGAGTCGATATGTGCTGGAAGCTGCTGTCTACACCTTCACCATGTTCTTCTCCACG TTTTACCATGCCTGTGACCAGCCAGGCATTGTGGTTTTCTGCATCATGGACTACGATGTGCTGCAGTTCTGTGATTTCCTGGGCTCCTTAATGTCCGTGTGGGTCACTGTCATTGCCATGGCACGTTTACAGCCTGTGGTCAAGCAG GTGCTGTATTTGCTGGGGGCTATGCTGCTGTCTATGGCTCTACAGCTTGACCGGCATGGACTCTGGAACCTGCTTGGACCCAGTCTCTTCGCCCTGGGCATCTTGGCCACAGCCTGG ACAGTACGCAGCGTCCGCCGCCGGCACTGCTACCCACCCACATGGCGCCGTTGGCTTTTCTACCTGTGTCCGGGCAGCCTGATTGCGGGCAGTGCTGTCCTACTCTATGCTTTTGTGGAGACCCGAGACAACTACTTCTACATTCACAGCATTTGGCATATGCTCATCGCTGGCAGCGTGGGCTTCTTGCTGCCCCCACGTGCCAAGACTGACCACCGGGTCCCATCTGGAGCTCGGGCCCGGGGCTGCGGTTACCAGCTGTGCATCAATGAGCAGGAGGAGCTGGGCCTTGTGGGTCCAGGTGGGGCCACTGTCAGCAGCATCTGTTCCAGCTGA
- the LOC132024118 gene encoding olfactory receptor 13C7-like codes for MTNQTAVTEFILLGLQEHRNLETVLFMLCLGIYSVNVLGNSLLMGLSVLDLRLHSPMYFFLSNLSLMDICGTSSFVPLMLVNFLEAQRTISFPGCALQMYLTLALGSTECLLLAVMAYDRYVAICQPLRYPEIMNGQTCVRMAVLSWGTGFANSLLQSLLTWSLPFCGHNIINHFFCEILAVLKLACGDISLNALMLVVATAVLTLAPLLLICLSYVVILATILRVPSAAGRRKAFSTCSAHITVVVVFYGTISFMYFKPKAKDPDLDKIIALFYGVVTPSLNPIIYSLRNAEVKAAALALLAGGLLSRKMAHPLCCSSPLSCTAG; via the coding sequence ATGACAAACCAGACGGCTGTGACAGAATTCATCTTGCTGGGGCTCCAAGAGCACCGTAACCTTGAGACAGTCCTGTTTATGCTCTGCCTGGGCATCTACAGTGTCAATGTCCTGGGGAACTCCCTCCTCATGGGGCTGAGCGTGCTGGACCTCCGCCTGCACAGCCCCATGTACTTCTTTCTCAGCAACCTCTCCCTCATGGACATCTGTGGCACATCCTCCTTTGTGCCTCTCATGCTGGTCAACTTCCTGGAAGCCCAGAGGACCATCTCCTTCCCTGGCTGTGCCCTGCAGATGTACCTGACCCTGGCGCTGGGTTCCACAGAGTGCCTGCTCCTGGCCGTTATGGCCTATGACCGTTACGTGGCGATCTGCCAGCCACTTAGGTACCCAGAGATCATGAACGGGCAGACTTGTGTGCGGATGGCAGTGCTGAGCTGGGGGACAGGCTTTGCCAACTCACTGCTGCAGTCCCTTCTCACCTGGAGCCTCCCCTTCTGTGGTCACAATATCATCAACCACTTCTTCTGTGAGATCTTGGCAGTGCTGAAACTGGCCTGTGGGGACATCTCTCTCAACGCACTGATGTTAGTGGTGGCCACAGCGGTCCTGACGCTGGCCCCACTCCTGCTCATCTGCCTGTCCTATGTTGTCATCCTTGCTACCATCCTTAGGGTGCCCTCTGCTGCAGGCCGGCGCAaagccttctccacctgctctGCCCACATCACAGTGGTGGTGGTTTTCTATGGGACCATCTCCTTCATGTATTTCAAGCCCAAGGCCAAGGACCCTGACCTGGATAAGATTATTGCACTGTTCTATGGGGTTGTGACACCCTCACTGAACCCCATCATCTACAGCCTGAGGAACGCAGAGGTGAAGGCTGCTGCCCTAGCCCTGCTTGCGGGAGGCCTGCTCTCCAGAAAAATGGCCCACCCTCTCTGTTGCTCTTCACCTCTATCATGCACGGCAGGCTAG